The following proteins come from a genomic window of Bacillus sp. Marseille-P3661:
- the tatA gene encoding twin-arginine translocase TatA/TatE family subunit — MLTNIGIPGLVLILLLALIIFGPKKLPELGKATGQTIREFKKSTKELTGDVIEEFDDIKKEVTDLKK, encoded by the coding sequence ATGCTGACTAATATCGGTATTCCAGGATTAGTACTTATTTTATTACTTGCATTAATTATTTTTGGTCCTAAGAAATTACCTGAACTAGGTAAAGCAACAGGACAAACTATTCGTGAATTCAAAAAATCTACTAAAGAATTAACTGGTGATGTAATAGAAGAATTCGACGATATTAAAAAAGAAGTAACAGATTTGAAAAAATAG
- the tatA gene encoding twin-arginine translocase TatA/TatE family subunit yields MLSNIGVPGLILILVIALIVFGPSKLPEIGRAVGGSLKEFKKATREIVKDDEPEKIEVKNKEKETV; encoded by the coding sequence ATGTTATCTAATATTGGTGTTCCAGGTTTAATTTTAATTTTAGTCATTGCTCTTATTGTTTTTGGTCCTTCAAAGCTACCTGAAATTGGACGAGCAGTCGGTGGTTCCCTTAAAGAATTTAAAAAAGCAACTAGAGAAATAGTGAAAGATGATGAACCAGAAAAGATTGAAGTGAAGAACAAGGAAAAAGAGACTGTATAA